The Deinococcus sp. Marseille-Q6407 genome has a window encoding:
- a CDS encoding MalY/PatB family protein — translation MASDSQSPHRFDALHAENIRHPLSLKWTAYPAEALPLWVADMDLPVSEELRLALEERLRAPLGYSPTGSPDSRLRQLLIRRLAEQGVPDLSGEGIRLMPSVVQGLYAAVATFTAPGEGVVALTPTYPPFHMAVQNQGRVWHSAPLLDDGQSWQIDWEALELALTPDTRLLLLCHPHNPTGRVWTAEELTRLAEVAQRHDLIVCSDELHADLRYPGSPEFRSFASLPAAADRTLVLTGPGKSYNIAGIGSGAMMSRTPELLARVQSAVGGLLGQVSAFNVSAWELALTHAQPWLAEVLAYLHGNRELVSEWAAREPLVRFYPPEATYLAWLDLRAHPQAQRMQGYLIKQGVALNDGATFTIPQEAELYQGFVRLNFATSRPVLREALERLSRALAQ, via the coding sequence ATGGCTTCCGATTCCCAGAGTCCCCACCGCTTCGACGCCCTGCACGCCGAAAACATCCGGCATCCCCTCAGCCTGAAATGGACGGCCTACCCCGCCGAAGCCCTGCCGCTGTGGGTGGCCGACATGGACCTGCCGGTGTCGGAGGAACTGCGCCTTGCCCTGGAAGAACGGCTGCGTGCCCCACTGGGCTACAGCCCCACCGGCAGCCCCGACAGCCGGCTGCGGCAGCTGCTGATTCGCCGTCTGGCCGAGCAGGGCGTGCCGGACCTGAGCGGCGAGGGAATCCGGCTGATGCCCTCGGTGGTACAGGGCCTCTACGCGGCGGTGGCCACATTCACGGCGCCCGGCGAAGGGGTGGTGGCGCTGACGCCCACCTACCCGCCCTTTCACATGGCGGTGCAGAATCAGGGCCGGGTGTGGCACAGCGCACCGCTGCTGGACGACGGCCAGAGCTGGCAGATTGACTGGGAAGCGCTGGAGCTGGCGCTGACCCCGGACACCCGGCTGCTGCTGCTGTGCCATCCCCATAACCCCACCGGCCGCGTCTGGACTGCCGAGGAGCTGACCCGGCTGGCCGAAGTGGCGCAGCGGCACGACCTGATCGTCTGTTCGGACGAGCTGCACGCCGACCTGCGCTACCCCGGCTCGCCCGAGTTCCGGTCCTTCGCCTCGCTGCCGGCGGCTGCCGACCGCACCCTGGTGCTGACCGGTCCCGGCAAAAGCTACAACATCGCCGGCATCGGTTCGGGAGCCATGATGAGCCGCACCCCGGAACTGCTGGCGCGGGTGCAGAGCGCCGTGGGCGGGTTGCTGGGACAGGTTTCGGCCTTTAACGTGAGCGCCTGGGAACTGGCCCTGACCCACGCTCAGCCCTGGCTGGCTGAGGTGCTGGCATACCTGCACGGCAACCGCGAACTGGTCAGCGAGTGGGCTGCCCGCGAACCGCTGGTGCGGTTTTACCCCCCCGAAGCCACCTACCTGGCCTGGCTGGACTTGCGGGCCCATCCCCAGGCCCAGCGAATGCAGGGTTACCTGATTAAGCAGGGCGTGGCCCTGAACGACGGCGCCACCTTTACCATCCCACAGGAAGCCGAGCTCTACCAGGGCTTTGTGCGGCTGAATTTCGCCACCTCGCGCCCAGTGCTGCGTGAGGCGCTGGAGCGGCTGAGCCGGGCGCTGGCCCAGTAA
- a CDS encoding 5'-methylthioadenosine/adenosylhomocysteine nucleosidase gives MIAIIGAMDEEIGLLRNLLEEATEDTVLGVTLYRGQLEGVPVMLTQGGIGKVNAAKTATVLLLQGATSVIFTGVAGGVHPAMKVGDLVVSTDLIQHDVDVTPLGYDLGTIPGEPASWAADVHMRDLALTAAEAVSAVQVYEGRIASGDQFIASAEGSARLQAYGAHCAEMEGAAVAQVCAAAGVPFVVIRAISDTADHEARVDYPTFFPQVAQHAGAVVRGMVRRLGAEQLFARGG, from the coding sequence ATGATAGCGATCATTGGCGCCATGGACGAAGAGATCGGCCTGCTGCGAAACCTGCTCGAAGAAGCGACCGAGGACACGGTGCTGGGCGTGACCCTTTACCGTGGCCAGCTCGAAGGCGTGCCGGTGATGCTGACCCAGGGCGGAATCGGCAAGGTCAACGCGGCCAAGACCGCCACCGTGCTGCTGCTCCAGGGCGCCACCAGCGTGATCTTTACCGGCGTGGCCGGCGGCGTTCACCCGGCCATGAAGGTGGGCGACCTGGTGGTCAGCACCGACCTGATTCAGCACGACGTGGACGTGACGCCGCTGGGCTACGACCTGGGCACCATTCCCGGTGAACCGGCCAGCTGGGCGGCCGACGTGCATATGCGTGACCTGGCCCTGACGGCCGCCGAAGCGGTCAGCGCCGTGCAGGTGTACGAGGGCCGTATTGCCAGCGGGGACCAGTTCATCGCCTCGGCCGAGGGCTCGGCCCGCCTGCAGGCTTACGGTGCCCACTGTGCCGAGATGGAAGGCGCGGCTGTGGCGCAAGTCTGCGCGGCAGCGGGGGTGCCCTTCGTGGTGATCCGGGCCATCAGCGACACTGCCGACCACGAGGCCCGGGTGGATTACCCCACCTTCTTCCCGCAGGTGGCCCAGCACGCGGGCGC